GAGTTTCACACCCTCTTAATATGGCAAAAGATGCGAAAGTATTGAGCACAACTACAACTCCAGTAGAAGGTGAGATGTATACTGATAAGGAAGGTTTGAAATCGTACCCAGCAGCAAAACTAATGACTGAAAGTGAAATCAAAAACACGATTCAGGAATATGTAGATAGTGCAAAGAATGCTATAAAGGCAGATTTTGATGGTGTCGAATTACATGGTGCAAATGGTTATTTAATAGAACAGTTTTTAAATCCTCTTGTAAATTCTTTAGACAATAGTTATAATGGAAACAATGAAGCAAGAGCAAAATTTGCATTAGAAATAGCAAAAGCAACTATTGCAGAAATTGGAGCAGAAAAAGTAGGTATTCGTCTTTCTCCTTATGGAGTTTATAATAGTACAGGAGTTTTTGAAGGTGTCGAAGAGTTTTATGAGTATTTGGCAAAAGAATTAGGTAAACTTAACCTTGCTTATATTCATATTGTAGATCATTCTTCAGTAGGTGCGCCTGAGGTTACTCTTTCTGTAAAACAAAAAATTAGAGACGCTTTTGGAGGAACAATCATTATCAGTGGTGGTTATGATAAAGAAAGAGCTGAAAAAGATTTGAAAGATGGTTTGGGACATTTAGTAGCTTTTGGTCGTTCATTTATTTCTAATCCTGATTTAGTAGAAAGAATGAAAGAAGATGCTCATCTTAACGACCCAAATCCAAATACATTCTATACATCAGGAGCAGAAGGATATACAGATTATCCGACTTTAAAAGAAGAAACTCAAAAAGTATAATTTAGTTTTCTTACTAAAAAATTCACAAATCCTTTTCTAATTTATTTAGAGAAGGATTTTTGTTTGTAAATTGGTCATTATTCCAAAAACAGAATCAAAACAGAAAATGAAAATAGGAATTATTTCAGACACACATTCATATTTAGACCCACAAGTAAAAAATTACTTTAAAGATTGCGATCAACTTTGGCACGCAGGAGATATTGGAAGTATAGAAGTAGCAGATGAATTAGAAGCCTTCAAACCTACTATTTTTGTCTACGGAAACATTGACGACCAAAAAATGAGAGTTCGTTATCCCAAAAATCAGATTTTTGATTGTGAAGGACTGAAAGTTTTTATGACACATATTGGAGGTTATCCACCAAATTATAAACCAGAAGTGAAGAAAGAATTAGATGAAATAAAACCTAGAATTTTTGTGTGTGGGCATTCGCATATTTTAAAAATAATGCCTGATGCTAAAAGAAATTTGATACATTTTAATTCGGGCGCAGCAGGAAAACATGGTTTTCATCACATGAGAACACTTATTCGATTAGAAATAAACAACTCCAAAATCACAAATGTAGAAGTGATAGAACTAGGAAAACGAGGAACAATTACAGAGGAAGATAACTTATAATTTTATCTACTAGCACTTCTCAAGTCAATCCAACCTCTTCGAACCCACTCTTTAGCAATTTCTTTGATTGAAAGAGGATTTGCAAGGCATTTTGCATTTTTGTCTTGTTCTCCATTACTACTCACAAAACAGGTTGCTTTACAAGAAAAGCAAATTTTCAAAACTGAAATAGGAACTCCATCTTTATAAAAAACTAAAATATCTCTATATATAGCTCCACAACGAGTTACTGAATAACTCTCACAGCTCGTTGTAGGAAAAATTTGTACTAATTGTTGAATATCTGATACATTTGTCAAAACAGCTCTTTTTTCAAAATAACTTTCTAAAAGTGGTGCAGGATTATCAAAAGGAAACTCATCATTCCTAAAATATAGTTCTAAGTTTTGGCTTACATGTTTTGTACTATCAATCTTTTCAGCCTCTTCTTTTGCTATTGCTCCATAATACCACTCCACAGAATCTACTTTTTGTTTTGGAAAATAATCTTTATAAGAAAAACTATCTTGTGCATAAGAAAAATGACTTACTCCAATAGTTAGAGTAAAAAAGAGATATAGTCTTGTAAGACAACGAATAAGTAAGTTTTGTTTTAACATACACAAAGGTAATTATATTTTTTAATTTCACGTCTGTATGTTGTTAATTTTTTTCATCAAAAAACCCTAAGGGTCTTCATAGTCCCTTAGGGTTTGAATAGCTTTAATTAATCCCCAAATCAACAATCTGTTTTTGAATTTTTGCTTGAAGTTCTTTTTTTACTTTTTCATAATCCTCTGTTTTGTCTAAATCATCTTTTACAGAAAAATAGAATTTGATTTTTGGTTCTGTTCCCGAAGGTCGCATACTTATCTTACTTCCATCTTCTGTATAAAAAGCAAGTACATTAGATTTTGGTAAGTCTGTTTCCATTGGCTTAGAAGTTCCTTTTTGAACATCTAAAATAGTTTGATTTTGATAATCATAGACAGATAATAAATCACTTCCAGCTAATTTCTTTGGAGGATTTTGTCTAAATGTTTTCATCATTTCTTCTATCTGAGAAGCACCTTGTTGTCCTTTTTTAGTGATAGAAACGAGCTGCTCCAAATAAAAACCGTATTCTTTGTAGATTTCAATCAGCCATTCGAAAAGAGAAAAACCTTTGTCTTTTGCATAAGCAGCCAAAAGTGCAATACTTGCACACGAAGCAACTCCATCTTTATCACGAACTTCATCACCAATCAGATAACCATAACTTTCTTCTCCTCCTAAAATAAACTCTTCCTTACTACCTGCTTGTTTTTTGCTTTCAATAAGTGCAGCAATATGTTTGAAACCTGTCAAAGTATCGTAGATATTTACGCCATATTTTTGCGTAATTTCTTTTATCAATTCTGTCGTAACAATGGTTTTGATTACCATTTGATTACCATTGATTTTTCCTGCAT
This is a stretch of genomic DNA from Bernardetia sp. MNP-M8. It encodes these proteins:
- a CDS encoding alkene reductase, encoding MLFDSFKLGNITLQNRVVMAPLTRSRAIDNIPNDLMATYYAQRSSAGLLITEGVSPSPNGLGYPRIPGAFSDAQTKGWKKVAEEVHKGGAKIFMQLMHTGRVSHPLNMAKDAKVLSTTTTPVEGEMYTDKEGLKSYPAAKLMTESEIKNTIQEYVDSAKNAIKADFDGVELHGANGYLIEQFLNPLVNSLDNSYNGNNEARAKFALEIAKATIAEIGAEKVGIRLSPYGVYNSTGVFEGVEEFYEYLAKELGKLNLAYIHIVDHSSVGAPEVTLSVKQKIRDAFGGTIIISGGYDKERAEKDLKDGLGHLVAFGRSFISNPDLVERMKEDAHLNDPNPNTFYTSGAEGYTDYPTLKEETQKV
- a CDS encoding metallophosphoesterase family protein; this encodes MKIGIISDTHSYLDPQVKNYFKDCDQLWHAGDIGSIEVADELEAFKPTIFVYGNIDDQKMRVRYPKNQIFDCEGLKVFMTHIGGYPPNYKPEVKKELDEIKPRIFVCGHSHILKIMPDAKRNLIHFNSGAAGKHGFHHMRTLIRLEINNSKITNVEVIELGKRGTITEEDNL